In one Deinococcus detaillensis genomic region, the following are encoded:
- a CDS encoding FGGY-family carbohydrate kinase yields the protein MTQFKQAPDRPLANLLLGIDVGTYSSKGVLTDLAGNVLKSLVIAHGVSFPQTGYAEQDADLVWWSDVSQIIKTLLSGDYSGDDVAGVALSAIGPCLLPLDESGRPLRPGILYGVDTRAHAEIDLLNAEIGGDVIFEHSLMALTSQAVGSKIRWLRDHEPEVWAKTATLTTASSYLAFRLTGKHVMNRHEASHYMPLYDPPTRNWTSKYAAPVLGDKGLEVLPQVSWSDELAGHVTEEAAALTGLKVGTPVAVGAVDALSEAISVGVVQPGDLMVMYGSTTFFILVEEAPAPDPRVWTVGGAFAGQFNLAAGMSTTGSLTRWFADELSRDLSEKDAYDELFAAAEGVPAGANGLLMLPYFSGERTPLNDPHARGVVAGLSLSSTREDLFRAVLEGVGYGIRHNIETFREMGTQVRRIVAVGGGAKTQTWLQIVSDIVGAAQEVPALTIGASYGDAFLAGLVSGRLHRDDLKTWVKADRLIQPDESKRALYDKKFELFKQLYTQTKGIVHQLS from the coding sequence GTGACCCAGTTTAAACAAGCCCCAGATCGGCCGCTGGCCAATTTGCTGCTGGGCATAGACGTCGGCACCTACAGTTCCAAGGGCGTGCTGACCGATCTGGCCGGGAACGTGCTGAAGTCTCTTGTGATCGCGCACGGGGTCAGCTTTCCTCAGACCGGCTACGCCGAGCAGGACGCCGATTTGGTGTGGTGGAGCGACGTTTCGCAGATCATCAAGACTCTGCTGAGCGGCGACTACAGCGGCGACGACGTGGCAGGGGTGGCACTGAGCGCGATTGGGCCGTGCTTGTTGCCGCTCGACGAATCGGGCAGGCCACTGCGCCCCGGCATTTTGTACGGGGTGGACACCCGCGCTCACGCCGAAATTGACTTGCTCAACGCCGAAATTGGCGGGGACGTCATTTTTGAGCACAGCCTCATGGCGCTGACCAGTCAGGCAGTGGGTTCCAAAATCCGCTGGCTGCGCGACCATGAGCCCGAAGTCTGGGCCAAGACCGCCACGCTGACCACCGCCAGCAGCTACCTGGCCTTCCGATTGACTGGCAAGCACGTGATGAACCGCCACGAAGCCAGCCATTACATGCCGCTCTACGACCCGCCGACCCGCAACTGGACAAGCAAATACGCCGCTCCGGTACTGGGCGACAAGGGCTTGGAAGTCTTGCCGCAAGTCAGTTGGAGTGACGAACTCGCCGGACACGTCACCGAGGAAGCTGCCGCACTGACCGGACTCAAAGTCGGCACGCCCGTGGCAGTGGGCGCGGTGGACGCCCTGAGCGAAGCCATTAGCGTGGGCGTGGTGCAGCCCGGAGACTTGATGGTGATGTACGGCTCCACCACCTTCTTTATTTTGGTGGAAGAAGCCCCCGCACCCGATCCCCGCGTTTGGACGGTAGGCGGCGCGTTCGCCGGGCAGTTCAACTTGGCGGCGGGCATGTCCACCACCGGCAGCCTGACCCGCTGGTTTGCCGACGAACTCAGCCGTGACCTTTCCGAAAAGGACGCTTACGATGAATTGTTTGCCGCCGCCGAGGGAGTTCCGGCGGGCGCGAACGGCCTGCTGATGCTGCCGTATTTTAGCGGGGAGCGCACCCCACTCAACGACCCGCACGCACGCGGTGTGGTGGCAGGCCTGAGCTTATCGTCTACCCGCGAGGATCTGTTCAGGGCGGTGCTGGAAGGCGTGGGCTACGGCATTCGCCACAACATCGAAACCTTCCGCGAAATGGGCACGCAGGTGCGGCGCATCGTGGCGGTGGGCGGCGGAGCCAAAACCCAGACTTGGCTGCAAATCGTCAGCGACATCGTGGGAGCCGCTCAGGAAGTTCCGGCGCTGACCATCGGCGCGAGTTACGGCGACGCCTTCTTGGCGGGCTTGGTGTCGGGCAGGCTGCACCGCGACGATCTCAAAACGTGGGTCAAGGCGGATCGCCTGATTCAGCCGGACGAGTCCAAACGCGCCCTCTACGACAAGAAATTTGAGCTGTTCAAGCAGCTTTATACCCAAACCAAGGGGATCGTGCATCAATTGAGCTGA
- a CDS encoding NAD(P)-dependent alcohol dehydrogenase, with product MTQTAEPKSSKTSVLNTVRELAWQTREVPAPGPDDVRVKVQRIGVCGSDVHYYTHGRIGNFIVESPLVLGHEVSGTVEAVGENVKRLKVGDRVALEPGVPCRKCSYCKTGHYNLCPWMHFMATPPVDGALSEWVVWPEDFAFKIPDGMSLDAAALIEPLAVGVWAARRGGVKMGDSVAVIGAGPIGCTSLQAAKAAGATTLIAVDLEDFRLEMARKVGATHTINARTEDPVQRIREITAEISGLPISHGGVDVAFETAGSVPTCRMSLEAPRPGGVTVLVGLPPAPEVSLDIVSAASRETDIRGIFRYANCYPAAIELVASGAVDLDMLITQRFAFDQTPEAFVFADTERARSMKVMIEMGGE from the coding sequence ATGACCCAAACCGCAGAACCCAAATCTTCTAAAACCAGCGTGCTGAACACCGTGCGCGAGCTGGCGTGGCAAACCCGCGAAGTTCCAGCCCCCGGCCCCGATGATGTGCGAGTCAAGGTGCAGCGCATCGGTGTGTGCGGCAGCGACGTGCATTACTACACCCACGGACGTATCGGCAACTTCATCGTGGAGTCGCCGCTGGTGCTGGGCCACGAAGTCAGCGGCACGGTGGAAGCAGTAGGGGAAAACGTCAAGCGCCTCAAGGTGGGCGACCGAGTCGCACTGGAACCCGGCGTGCCCTGCCGCAAATGCTCGTACTGCAAAACCGGACACTACAACCTCTGCCCGTGGATGCACTTCATGGCGACCCCGCCCGTAGACGGAGCGCTCTCGGAATGGGTGGTCTGGCCCGAGGACTTCGCCTTCAAAATTCCTGACGGCATGAGCTTAGATGCAGCGGCGCTGATCGAGCCGCTGGCGGTAGGCGTTTGGGCAGCGCGGCGCGGCGGTGTCAAAATGGGCGACAGCGTGGCCGTCATCGGCGCGGGGCCAATCGGCTGCACCAGTTTGCAGGCCGCCAAAGCCGCAGGCGCAACCACCCTGATCGCGGTGGATTTGGAAGACTTCCGGCTGGAGATGGCCCGCAAAGTCGGAGCCACTCACACCATCAACGCCCGCACCGAAGACCCCGTGCAGCGCATCCGCGAGATTACGGCAGAGATCAGTGGCCTGCCGATTTCGCACGGAGGAGTGGACGTAGCCTTCGAGACGGCGGGCAGCGTGCCGACGTGCCGCATGAGCTTAGAAGCCCCGCGTCCAGGCGGCGTGACGGTGCTGGTGGGCTTGCCGCCCGCGCCGGAAGTCAGCTTAGACATCGTCAGCGCGGCCAGCCGTGAAACTGACATTCGCGGCATCTTCCGATATGCCAACTGCTATCCGGCGGCGATCGAGTTGGTGGCTTCCGGCGCGGTTGATTTGGACATGCTGATTACCCAGCGCTTCGCCTTTGACCAAACCCCTGAAGCCTTCGTCTTTGCCGACACCGAGCGGGCCAGAAGCATGAAAGTGATGATCGAGATGGGTGGGGAGTGA
- a CDS encoding SDR family NAD(P)-dependent oxidoreductase — MTKAPESSNILDLFNLDGKTALVTGAAQGIGFEIAKALGEAGAKVTIADINPAVGEAAASSMGAAFEPLNVTDPAAVRTLAQKLDALDILVNNAGIVRNVPSEELSDADWEVVMSVNVNGVFWCCREFGKKMLNAGKGSIISTSSMSGMISNHPQPQSGYNASKAAVIHLTRSLAGEWAGRGVRVNSVAPGYTATPMTILGLETPEWRETWLKETPMGRLAEPREIAPAVVYLASDASSFVTGHTLVVDGGYTVW, encoded by the coding sequence ATGACCAAAGCCCCCGAATCATCCAACATCCTTGATCTCTTTAATCTAGACGGCAAAACCGCTTTAGTCACTGGCGCAGCGCAGGGCATCGGCTTTGAAATTGCCAAAGCGCTGGGCGAAGCTGGAGCCAAAGTCACCATTGCCGATATCAATCCGGCGGTGGGTGAAGCGGCGGCCAGCAGCATGGGCGCGGCATTCGAGCCGCTCAACGTGACCGACCCCGCCGCCGTGCGGACGCTGGCGCAGAAGCTGGACGCGCTGGACATTCTGGTCAACAACGCCGGAATCGTCCGTAACGTGCCGTCCGAGGAGCTTTCGGATGCAGACTGGGAAGTGGTGATGTCGGTCAACGTCAACGGGGTGTTCTGGTGCTGCCGCGAGTTCGGCAAGAAGATGCTGAACGCCGGAAAAGGCAGCATCATCAGCACGTCGAGCATGAGCGGCATGATTTCCAACCACCCGCAGCCGCAATCGGGTTACAACGCTTCCAAAGCGGCGGTCATTCACCTGACCCGCTCGCTGGCCGGTGAGTGGGCCGGACGCGGCGTGCGGGTCAACTCGGTGGCTCCCGGCTACACCGCCACGCCCATGACCATTCTGGGCTTAGAAACTCCCGAATGGCGCGAAACCTGGCTCAAAGAAACTCCGATGGGCCGCCTCGCCGAGCCGCGTGAAATCGCTCCGGCGGTGGTTTATTTGGCCTCTGACGCTTCCAGCTTCGTGACTGGACATACCTTGGTGGTGGACGGCGGCTACACCGTCTGGTGA
- a CDS encoding mannitol dehydrogenase family protein, whose protein sequence is MVKLNLSALPNLASTVAVPDYDPARLTSGIVHFGVGGFHRSHEAMYLDRLLNAGGSTDWAICGVGVLPFDAKMRDVFAGQDNLYTLVTKSPDGQQEARVIGAINQFLFAPDSPQAVIDKLADPNTKIVSLTVTEGGYSVNDATGQFDPSGAAIQHDLAAGAVPTTVFGYVTEGLRLRRERGLKPFAVMSCDNMQGNGHVAQLAFTSFARLKDPELGEWIAQNVAFPNSMVDRITPATTDGSRREVADEYGIEDGWPVMAESFTQWVLEDHFTLGRPAFETVGVQVVSDVEPYELMKLRLLNASHQAMSYLGLLASYTYVHEVCQQPRFTGFLLDYMKTEGVPTLRPVPGVDLDEYSHELISRFASPAIQDTLARLIFDASERIPKFLLPVVREQLAGSGDIDHAALVVASWAAYVEAVRDGQFPALQDVRAEMLTAAVSREAEEPAAFLQLKEVFGDLGQNGRFKSAYLAARQDLQENGPLTAMDKIKESHSRFKARMESVGNE, encoded by the coding sequence ATGGTTAAACTCAACTTATCCGCGCTGCCCAACCTCGCTTCAACTGTGGCGGTTCCCGACTACGACCCGGCCCGGCTCACTTCCGGCATCGTGCATTTCGGCGTGGGCGGCTTTCACCGCTCGCACGAAGCCATGTACCTCGACCGCCTCCTGAATGCCGGCGGCAGTACCGACTGGGCCATCTGTGGGGTGGGCGTGCTGCCGTTCGACGCCAAGATGCGCGACGTTTTTGCCGGCCAAGACAACCTGTATACCCTCGTCACCAAGTCCCCGGACGGCCAGCAAGAAGCCCGCGTGATCGGGGCGATCAACCAGTTTTTGTTCGCGCCCGATTCGCCACAAGCGGTGATTGACAAATTGGCCGACCCCAACACCAAAATCGTCTCGCTGACTGTGACTGAGGGCGGTTACAGCGTCAACGACGCCACCGGCCAGTTCGATCCGTCCGGCGCGGCCATTCAGCACGACCTCGCGGCAGGGGCGGTGCCGACCACCGTGTTCGGTTATGTCACCGAGGGGCTGAGGCTGCGGCGTGAGCGCGGCTTGAAGCCCTTTGCGGTGATGTCGTGCGACAACATGCAGGGCAACGGTCACGTCGCGCAGCTCGCCTTCACCTCGTTCGCCCGACTCAAAGACCCCGAATTGGGCGAGTGGATTGCCCAGAATGTGGCCTTCCCCAATTCGATGGTTGACCGCATCACCCCCGCGACCACCGATGGGAGCCGCCGCGAAGTGGCCGACGAGTACGGCATAGAAGACGGCTGGCCGGTGATGGCCGAGTCGTTTACCCAGTGGGTTTTGGAAGACCACTTCACCTTGGGCCGCCCCGCCTTTGAGACGGTGGGCGTGCAGGTGGTCAGCGACGTGGAGCCGTACGAGCTGATGAAACTGCGGCTGCTCAACGCCTCGCATCAGGCCATGAGCTACCTCGGCTTGCTGGCGAGCTACACCTACGTGCATGAAGTCTGTCAGCAGCCGCGCTTCACCGGGTTTTTGCTGGATTACATGAAAACCGAAGGGGTGCCTACCCTGCGGCCCGTGCCGGGAGTCGATCTGGACGAGTACAGCCACGAGCTGATCTCCCGCTTTGCCAGTCCCGCTATTCAGGACACCCTGGCCCGCCTGATTTTTGACGCCTCCGAGCGCATTCCCAAGTTTTTGCTGCCGGTGGTGCGCGAGCAACTCGCGGGAAGCGGCGACATTGACCACGCCGCGCTGGTGGTGGCGTCGTGGGCGGCTTACGTGGAGGCCGTACGTGACGGCCAGTTTCCAGCTTTGCAAGATGTCCGCGCCGAGATGCTGACGGCAGCAGTCAGCCGCGAAGCCGAGGAGCCCGCCGCCTTCCTGCAACTCAAAGAAGTCTTCGGCGACCTCGGCCAAAACGGGCGCTTCAAGTCGGCTTATCTGGCGGCTCGCCAAGACTTGCAAGAAAATGGCCCGCTGACGGCGATGGACAAGATCAAAGAAAGCCACAGCCGTTTCAAAGCGCGGATGGAATCAGTTGGCAATGAGTAA
- a CDS encoding nucleoside/nucleotide kinase family protein, producing MDTLHPHFDDASGSPVPSAASSAAQPRTTADLIALARALLKSGERRILGITGAPGAGKSTVCAAIAGALGDQVAVVGMDGFHLANSELIRLGRRERKGAPDTFDADGYAALLERLWHQTEEVIYAPTFERTIEESIGSALPILASTPLILTEGNYLLLEGGAWSRVKPQLDAVWFLEPPEELRLSRLIARHVAFGKAPDAAKAWVERVDQNNAALINAGRSRADLIIRLVD from the coding sequence ATGGACACCCTTCATCCCCATTTTGACGACGCCTCCGGCTCCCCCGTGCCATCAGCCGCCTCGTCAGCCGCGCAGCCCCGCACCACCGCCGACCTGATCGCTCTGGCTCGTGCCCTGCTCAAATCCGGTGAGCGGCGCATCCTCGGCATCACCGGAGCGCCCGGCGCAGGCAAGTCCACCGTTTGCGCGGCCATTGCCGGCGCTCTGGGCGATCAGGTGGCGGTGGTCGGCATGGACGGCTTTCACCTCGCCAACAGCGAACTGATTCGGTTGGGCCGCCGGGAGCGCAAGGGTGCGCCGGATACCTTTGACGCGGACGGCTACGCGGCGCTGCTAGAGCGGCTGTGGCACCAGACGGAGGAGGTCATCTACGCACCGACCTTCGAGCGCACCATCGAAGAGTCCATCGGCAGCGCCTTACCCATCCTCGCCTCAACCCCGCTGATTCTCACTGAGGGCAACTACTTACTGCTGGAAGGCGGCGCGTGGAGCCGGGTCAAACCTCAACTCGACGCCGTGTGGTTTTTGGAGCCGCCCGAAGAGCTGCGCCTTTCACGGCTGATCGCCCGCCATGTGGCGTTCGGCAAAGCCCCCGACGCCGCCAAAGCCTGGGTGGAGCGGGTAGACCAAAACAATGCCGCCCTGATCAACGCGGGCCGCTCACGCGCCGACCTCATCATCCGGTTGGTGGACTGA
- a CDS encoding carbohydrate ABC transporter permease — protein sequence MTTLPSQRAVTVAPKKKGGPSTSGILLTALTYLLAFLFFFPLLWMALAAFKTEAQAFAVPPVFTFTPITENFQNALPAYGVALRNSLIAAIGSTVLAFILGLPAAFALAVYPTKRSKGVLTWMLSTKFMPAVGVIVPLYLLFRDLGLLDTWWGLIIMYTTMNLPLVVWMMHSYMTEIPPAIYEAAKVDGANVAKEFFGIALPLSLPGISATALLAIIFAWNEVFFALNLTSTDAAPLSVFISTFKTSRGLFWAQMSAAAVLTVLPVLIFGWVAQRQLVRGLSFGAVK from the coding sequence ATGACCACTCTTCCGTCTCAACGAGCCGTGACCGTAGCACCCAAGAAAAAGGGCGGCCCCTCGACCAGCGGCATTCTGCTGACGGCGCTGACTTACCTGCTGGCCTTTTTGTTCTTCTTCCCGCTGCTGTGGATGGCGCTGGCCGCTTTCAAAACGGAAGCGCAGGCGTTCGCCGTTCCGCCGGTGTTTACCTTCACGCCGATCACCGAGAATTTTCAGAATGCCCTGCCCGCTTACGGCGTGGCCCTCAGAAACTCGCTGATTGCCGCGATTGGCAGCACCGTCTTGGCCTTTATTCTGGGTTTGCCCGCCGCCTTCGCACTGGCGGTGTATCCGACCAAGCGCTCCAAGGGCGTATTGACTTGGATGCTGAGCACCAAGTTCATGCCCGCTGTCGGGGTGATCGTGCCGCTGTATCTGCTGTTCAGGGACCTGGGTCTGCTCGATACCTGGTGGGGCCTGATCATCATGTACACCACCATGAACCTGCCGCTGGTGGTCTGGATGATGCACAGCTACATGACCGAAATCCCTCCGGCCATCTATGAAGCGGCCAAGGTGGACGGAGCCAACGTCGCCAAGGAGTTTTTCGGGATCGCCCTACCGCTCTCGCTGCCGGGAATCAGCGCCACAGCCCTGCTGGCTATCATTTTCGCTTGGAACGAAGTTTTCTTTGCCCTCAACCTGACTTCCACCGACGCCGCGCCGCTGAGCGTGTTTATCAGCACCTTCAAGACCTCACGTGGGTTGTTCTGGGCGCAGATGAGCGCCGCCGCCGTGCTGACGGTGCTGCCGGTGCTGATCTTCGGCTGGGTGGCCCAGCGCCAACTGGTGCGCGGCCTCTCGTTCGGCGCGGTGAAGTAA
- a CDS encoding carbohydrate ABC transporter permease yields the protein MTAVPISATAPKPKGGFKITPSVMIWPAMLYLILTTQVPFFMTIYYSFFRYNLVEPDRRPFIGFSNYVGLLTDSDNLKVLLNSMILTAGTLILTLILGGGLALLLNRSFPGRGFVRSVLMSSFLIMPLVTAVVFKNMLLNPVFGFFSWLVKSLGGTPIDFLSAYPMATIIGMVTWEWTPFAMLILLTGLQSLPDDQIEAARLDGASPLQEFRYVVLPHWTQALEVVVLLETINVLQVFGEIYASTSGGPGVATTNLPYFIYQKAFAEYNIGVASAAGVITVVLTNILAIFLLRMISKNVSPGGH from the coding sequence ATGACCGCTGTGCCTATCTCTGCAACTGCGCCCAAGCCCAAAGGTGGTTTCAAGATCACCCCCTCGGTGATGATCTGGCCCGCCATGCTGTACTTGATTTTGACCACCCAAGTGCCGTTTTTCATGACGATCTATTACAGCTTTTTCCGCTACAACCTGGTCGAACCCGACCGCCGTCCATTTATCGGCTTTTCCAATTATGTGGGTCTGCTAACCGACAGCGACAATTTGAAAGTTCTGCTCAACAGCATGATCTTGACTGCTGGGACATTGATCTTGACCCTGATTTTAGGCGGCGGCCTGGCTCTGCTACTCAACCGGAGCTTTCCTGGCCGGGGGTTCGTGCGCTCGGTGCTGATGAGCAGCTTCCTGATCATGCCGCTGGTCACAGCGGTGGTGTTCAAAAACATGCTGCTCAATCCAGTCTTCGGGTTTTTCAGCTGGCTGGTCAAATCGCTGGGCGGCACGCCGATTGATTTCCTCTCGGCCTATCCGATGGCCACCATCATCGGCATGGTGACCTGGGAATGGACCCCGTTTGCCATGCTGATCTTGCTGACTGGCCTGCAATCTTTGCCGGACGACCAGATCGAGGCGGCCCGGCTCGACGGCGCGTCACCTCTTCAGGAATTCCGTTACGTCGTTTTGCCGCACTGGACGCAGGCGCTGGAAGTGGTGGTGCTGCTGGAAACCATCAACGTCTTGCAGGTCTTTGGTGAAATCTACGCCTCGACTTCTGGCGGTCCCGGCGTGGCGACCACCAACTTGCCGTACTTCATCTATCAAAAGGCCTTTGCCGAATACAACATCGGCGTAGCGAGCGCGGCGGGCGTGATTACCGTGGTTTTGACCAATATTCTAGCGATCTTCCTGCTGCGGATGATCAGCAAAAATGTCAGCCCTGGAGGCCACTGA
- a CDS encoding ABC transporter substrate-binding protein → MKSLAALLTAALALGNAQAASTITIATVNNPDMVTMQKLTPEFNKLYPDINVKWVVLPENELRQKITLDVASGAGSFDVATVGAYEVPIWAKNGWLDPLTPAFAKNPDIAKSYNVNDIIPGVRNALTIGGQLYAVPFYAESSMTYYNKDLFKKAGVTMPVNPTWTQIEGFASKVNDPKNGVYGICLRGLPGWGENMAVFSTVANTFGGRWYDNDWKPQLDSPAWKNAMTFYVNLIKKYGPPGATSNGFTENLTLMSQGKCGMWVDATVAAGLLSDPSSSKIVNSVGFANAPTGPGTPRGNHWYWSWNLAIPKSSKQEDAAFKFITWATSKDYIALVAKTKGTWAAVPPGTRTSTYSNPQYKKAAGAFSSLVQKAISSADVTKATKDPVPYTGIQYVAIPEFQALGTQVGQYLAGAISGQTTIDQALNQAQAAAQKVAKEGGYQK, encoded by the coding sequence ATGAAATCACTCGCTGCACTTTTGACCGCCGCGCTGGCTCTGGGCAATGCTCAAGCCGCCAGCACCATCACCATCGCCACGGTAAACAACCCCGACATGGTGACGATGCAAAAACTCACCCCCGAATTCAACAAGCTTTACCCCGACATCAATGTCAAATGGGTGGTGCTGCCGGAAAACGAACTGCGCCAAAAGATCACCCTCGACGTGGCCAGCGGCGCGGGCAGCTTTGACGTCGCTACCGTGGGCGCGTACGAAGTGCCGATCTGGGCCAAGAACGGCTGGCTCGACCCGCTGACTCCCGCCTTTGCCAAAAACCCCGACATCGCCAAGAGCTACAACGTCAACGACATCATTCCCGGCGTCCGTAACGCCCTGACCATTGGCGGCCAGCTCTACGCCGTGCCGTTTTATGCTGAGAGCAGCATGACGTATTACAACAAAGACCTCTTTAAGAAAGCGGGCGTCACCATGCCGGTCAACCCCACCTGGACGCAGATCGAGGGCTTCGCTTCTAAGGTCAACGATCCCAAAAACGGCGTTTATGGCATCTGCCTACGCGGCCTGCCCGGCTGGGGCGAGAACATGGCGGTGTTCTCCACCGTGGCCAACACCTTCGGCGGACGCTGGTACGACAACGATTGGAAGCCGCAGCTTGACAGCCCGGCCTGGAAGAACGCCATGACTTTCTATGTCAACCTGATCAAGAAGTACGGCCCCCCCGGAGCCACCTCCAACGGTTTCACCGAGAACCTGACCTTGATGAGCCAGGGCAAGTGCGGGATGTGGGTGGACGCCACTGTAGCCGCCGGACTCCTAAGCGATCCTTCCAGCAGCAAAATCGTCAACTCGGTGGGCTTTGCCAACGCGCCCACCGGCCCCGGCACCCCACGCGGCAACCACTGGTACTGGAGCTGGAACTTGGCGATCCCCAAGAGCAGCAAGCAGGAAGACGCCGCCTTCAAGTTCATCACTTGGGCCACCAGCAAGGACTACATCGCCCTGGTCGCCAAGACCAAAGGCACATGGGCGGCTGTGCCCCCCGGCACCCGCACCAGCACCTATAGCAATCCTCAGTACAAAAAAGCCGCTGGAGCGTTCAGCAGCTTGGTGCAAAAAGCCATCAGCAGCGCCGACGTGACCAAGGCCACCAAGGATCCCGTGCCTTACACCGGCATTCAGTACGTGGCCATCCCCGAGTTCCAGGCGCTCGGCACCCAGGTGGGTCAGTACCTCGCCGGCGCGATCAGCGGTCAGACCACCATTGATCAGGCGCTCAACCAAGCTCAGGCTGCCGCTCAGAAAGTGGCCAAAGAAGGCGGCTACCAGAAGTAA
- a CDS encoding LacI family DNA-binding transcriptional regulator gives MPSITDVAKQAGVSPTTAKRALKTPHLLHPETLAKVMEAVSKLHYEPDLRAGALRAGQSRTVGVVLGSVVEPFFAQLARTLGQELRRGGYNMLLTENEYQSAHELTELKLLYGQRIDALILRAGYGDESREYLERLHKRGVFIVQVDYCLPGATYPSVMLGNVKAVREAVQYLYALGHRRIAATGKYDPLLHPEGRSYTFPTAMAEVGLEVRPEYERVMFLTEENTYQYTLDVMRLACPPTALLALTGASAAGCYRALQELGLKVPDDVSLLSFDNYSWMSLVSPAITVLAQPIDDMARAAAQMVLRALSGEDKRPADIVFPAELIVRGSCAPPQAQRVLERA, from the coding sequence GTGCCGAGCATTACCGATGTTGCCAAACAAGCTGGCGTTTCGCCCACCACGGCCAAACGCGCTCTCAAAACGCCGCACCTGCTTCATCCTGAAACGCTTGCAAAGGTCATGGAAGCGGTTTCCAAGCTGCATTACGAACCTGATCTGCGGGCTGGAGCGCTGCGGGCTGGGCAAAGCCGCACGGTGGGCGTGGTGCTGGGATCGGTGGTGGAGCCGTTTTTTGCTCAACTGGCCCGCACCCTTGGTCAGGAGTTGCGTCGGGGCGGCTACAACATGCTGCTGACCGAAAACGAATATCAGAGCGCCCACGAACTCACCGAACTCAAGCTGCTCTACGGCCAGCGGATCGACGCGCTGATTTTGCGTGCCGGTTACGGCGACGAGAGCCGCGAATATTTGGAGCGGCTGCACAAACGCGGCGTGTTTATCGTGCAGGTGGATTACTGTTTGCCCGGCGCGACCTACCCTTCAGTGATGCTCGGCAACGTAAAAGCGGTGCGGGAAGCGGTGCAGTACTTGTACGCATTGGGCCACCGCCGCATTGCCGCCACTGGCAAATACGACCCGCTGCTGCATCCTGAAGGCCGCTCGTATACCTTTCCCACCGCGATGGCCGAAGTGGGCTTGGAGGTGCGGCCCGAATACGAACGGGTGATGTTTTTGACCGAAGAAAACACCTACCAATACACGCTGGACGTGATGCGCCTTGCCTGCCCACCCACCGCGCTGCTGGCTCTGACCGGAGCGAGCGCCGCCGGATGTTACCGCGCCCTGCAAGAACTCGGCCTCAAGGTGCCGGACGACGTGTCGCTGCTGAGTTTTGACAACTACTCGTGGATGAGTTTGGTCAGTCCAGCCATCACAGTGCTGGCCCAGCCAATTGACGACATGGCCCGCGCCGCTGCTCAAATGGTTCTCAGGGCGCTGAGCGGTGAAGACAAGCGGCCCGCCGATATCGTCTTCCCCGCCGAGCTGATCGTGCGCGGAAGCTGCGCTCCACCGCAGGCGCAGCGGGTGTTGGAGCGGGCCTAG